The proteins below are encoded in one region of Nitrosomonas ureae:
- a CDS encoding DUF3293 domain-containing protein codes for MTVALSVIASNLITSYCRTHYRVGTDCNSISLHINQYSESLAKLLTASKQSCAAIVSAYNPYSQLASNEENLAVHEQLRNLLQLRAYPIIESLNIDPIDQWLPEKSFFVPGLDLNTSRSIGQRFNQNAIVWIDNEAIPRLILLR; via the coding sequence GTGACTGTGGCTCTATCGGTTATCGCAAGCAATCTCATCACAAGTTACTGCCGCACCCATTATCGGGTGGGTACTGATTGCAATTCAATCTCTTTACACATTAATCAATATTCGGAATCACTGGCAAAACTTTTAACAGCATCAAAACAATCATGCGCGGCAATTGTCAGCGCATACAACCCCTACAGTCAGCTTGCCAGTAATGAAGAAAATTTAGCGGTGCACGAACAACTCAGAAATTTGTTGCAGCTTCGTGCCTATCCCATCATTGAAAGCCTGAATATAGATCCAATCGACCAATGGCTGCCTGAAAAAAGTTTCTTTGTTCCTGGATTGGATCTTAATACCAGCCGATCAATCGGGCAACGATTTAATCAAAATGCCATTGTATGGATTGATAATGAAGCAATTCCCCGCCTAATATTGTTACGCTAG
- a CDS encoding c-type cytochrome: MKTILSLLLASFVLGIIALGSGAYNMAATEKHWKITEKLIEWVRDSSIKARAEDLTVPLLEDTELLAQGAEHYNAMCTICHLAPGMKPTELSAGLYPQAPIFHQRETTTDETKRMEHAKAYFWVIKNGLKMTAMPAWGLSHDDQAIWGMVAFIFKLGHMTPEQYENLINSTQSHAHGGEDNGHGHSH, encoded by the coding sequence ATGAAAACAATCCTGAGTCTGTTATTGGCATCATTTGTCTTAGGTATCATCGCTCTTGGATCGGGTGCTTATAATATGGCCGCGACAGAAAAACACTGGAAAATCACCGAAAAACTCATTGAATGGGTACGTGACAGCTCCATTAAAGCACGCGCCGAAGACTTGACAGTACCTTTACTGGAAGATACAGAATTGCTCGCACAAGGCGCGGAGCACTACAATGCCATGTGTACCATCTGTCATCTGGCACCCGGCATGAAACCGACAGAACTCTCAGCAGGCCTATATCCCCAAGCACCCATATTCCATCAACGCGAAACCACGACTGATGAAACAAAGAGAATGGAGCACGCCAAAGCGTATTTTTGGGTGATAAAGAATGGTCTAAAAATGACTGCTATGCCAGCATGGGGATTGAGTCATGATGATCAAGCAATCTGGGGGATGGTCGCTTTTATTTTCAAACTGGGTCATATGACACCGGAACAATATGAAAATCTCATCAACTCAACCCAAAGTCACGCACATGGCGGTGAAGACAACGGCCATGGGCATAGCCATTGA